One Capra hircus breed San Clemente chromosome 27, ASM170441v1, whole genome shotgun sequence DNA window includes the following coding sequences:
- the TM2D2 gene encoding TM2 domain-containing protein 2, with protein MVLGCCPVSYLLLCGQAALLLGNLLLLHCVSRSHSHNATAEPELTSAGAAHPEGSPGAASWEYVDPHSPVILCSYLPDEFIECDDPVDHVGNTTASQELGYGCLKFGGQAYRDVEHTRVQCRALEGIECAGTRTFLRENKPCIKYTGHYFITTLLYSFFLGCFGVDRFCLGHTGTAVGKLLTLGGLGIWWFVDLILLITGGLMPSDGSNWCTIY; from the exons ATGGTCCTGGGGTGTTGCCCGGTGAGTTACTTACTTCTGTGCGGCCAGGCGGCTCTGCTGCTGGGAAATCTACTGCTGCTGCATTGTGTGTCTCGGAGCCACTCGCACAACGCCACCGCCGAGCCCGAGCTCACATCCGCTGGCGCCGCCCACCCGGAGGGCTCCCCCGGCGCTGCGAGCTGGGAGTATGTCGACCCCCACTCTCCAGTCATCCTTTGCTCTTACCT ACCCGATGAATTTATTGAATGTGACGACCCAGTGGATCATGTTGGAAACACAACAGCATCCCAGGAACTTGGTTATGGTTGTCTCAAG TTCGGAGGTCAGGCCTACAGAGATGTGGAGCACACTCGCGTGCAGTGCCGGGCCCTGGAGGGAATCGAGTGTGCCGGCACGAGGACCTTCCTCCGAGAGAACAAACCTTGTATAAA GTATACCGGACACTACTTCATAACCACTTTGCTCTACTCTTTCTTCCTGGGATGTTTTGGAGTAGATCGTTTCTGCCTGGGTCACACTGGCACAGCAGTGGGGAAGCTCTTGACCCTTGGAGGACTTGGGATTTGGTGGTTTGTTGACCTTATTTTGCTGATCACTGGAGGGCTGATGCCCAGTGACGGCAGCAATTGGTGCACCATTTACTAA